From Streptomyces sp. CMB-StM0423, a single genomic window includes:
- the ptsP gene encoding phosphoenolpyruvate--protein phosphotransferase — METTLQGVGVSHGVAIGETRHMGTAVLEPPAKQIPAAEAPREQERVRKAVEAVAADLVARGNLAGGEAQAVLEAQAMIAQDPELAADVERRIAVGSSAERAAYDAFAAYRELLAGAGEYMAGRVADLDDVRNRIVARLLGVPMPGVPDSDEPYVLIARDLAPADTALLDPSLVLGFVTEEGGPTSHSAILARALGVPAVVALPGAVELAEGTVVAVDGSTGEVFVEPAPEKRAEMAQMAAERKAALAAANGPGATSDGHKVPLLANVGGPADVPAAVAAGAEGVGLFRTEFLFLDDSRTAPSEEAQITAYRQVLEAFPEGRVVVRVLDAGADKPLEFLTPADEPNPALGVRGLRSLLAHPDVLRTQLTALSRAAAGLPVYLEVMAPMVADRQDAADFAAACRDAGLAAKAGAMVEIPAAALRARAILQEVEFLSLGTNDLAQYAFAADREAGAVSRLQDPWQPALLDLVSFAAEGAKAEGKSCGVCGEAASDPLLACVLTGLGVTSLSMGAAAIPYVRAALAKHTLAQCERAASAARAADTAEEAREAARAVLSGE; from the coding sequence ATGGAGACGACCCTGCAAGGCGTCGGCGTGAGCCACGGGGTGGCGATCGGCGAGACACGGCACATGGGCACGGCGGTGCTCGAACCGCCGGCGAAGCAGATTCCCGCGGCGGAGGCGCCGCGCGAGCAGGAGCGGGTGCGCAAGGCCGTGGAGGCGGTGGCCGCCGACCTGGTGGCGCGCGGCAACCTGGCCGGCGGTGAGGCGCAGGCCGTGCTGGAAGCGCAGGCCATGATCGCGCAGGACCCGGAGCTGGCGGCGGACGTGGAGCGGCGGATCGCCGTCGGCTCCTCCGCGGAGCGCGCGGCGTACGACGCCTTCGCGGCGTACCGCGAACTGCTCGCCGGGGCCGGGGAGTACATGGCCGGGCGGGTCGCCGACCTCGACGACGTGCGCAACCGGATCGTCGCCCGGCTGCTGGGCGTGCCGATGCCGGGGGTGCCGGACAGCGACGAGCCGTACGTGCTCATCGCCCGCGACCTCGCGCCCGCCGACACCGCCCTCCTCGACCCCTCGCTCGTCCTCGGCTTCGTCACCGAGGAGGGCGGGCCGACAAGCCACAGCGCGATCCTCGCCCGCGCGCTCGGCGTGCCCGCGGTGGTGGCGCTGCCGGGCGCCGTCGAACTGGCGGAGGGCACGGTCGTGGCCGTCGACGGCTCGACCGGCGAGGTGTTCGTCGAGCCCGCGCCGGAGAAGCGCGCGGAGATGGCGCAGATGGCGGCCGAGCGCAAGGCGGCACTGGCGGCGGCCAACGGCCCGGGGGCGACCTCCGACGGGCACAAGGTGCCGCTGCTGGCGAACGTCGGCGGTCCCGCGGACGTGCCGGCGGCCGTCGCGGCGGGCGCGGAGGGCGTGGGGCTGTTCCGCACGGAGTTCCTGTTCCTGGACGACAGCAGGACGGCGCCGTCGGAGGAGGCGCAGATCACCGCGTACCGCCAGGTGCTGGAGGCGTTCCCGGAGGGGCGCGTCGTCGTACGCGTCCTGGACGCGGGCGCCGACAAGCCGCTGGAGTTCCTCACCCCGGCCGACGAGCCGAACCCGGCGCTCGGCGTCCGCGGACTGCGGTCCCTCCTGGCCCACCCCGACGTGCTGCGCACGCAGCTCACCGCGCTGTCCAGGGCGGCGGCCGGGCTGCCGGTGTACCTCGAAGTGATGGCGCCGATGGTGGCGGACCGGCAGGACGCCGCGGACTTCGCGGCAGCGTGCCGCGACGCCGGGCTGGCGGCGAAGGCCGGGGCGATGGTGGAGATCCCGGCGGCGGCGCTGCGGGCGCGGGCGATCCTCCAGGAGGTCGAGTTCCTGTCGCTGGGCACGAACGACCTGGCGCAGTACGCGTTTGCCGCGGACCGGGAGGCCGGGGCGGTGTCGCGGCTCCAGGATCCGTGGCAGCCGGCGCTGCTGGACCTGGTGTCCTTCGCGGCGGAGGGCGCCAAGGCGGAGGGCAAGAGCTGCGGGGTGTGCGGCGAGGCGGCGTCGGATCCGCTGCTGGCGTGCGTGCTGACGGGGCTGGGGGTGACGTCGCTGTCGATGGGCGCGGCGGCGATCCCGTACGTGCGGGCGGCGCTGGCGAAGCACACGCTGGCGCAGTGCGAACGCGCGGCGTCGGCGGCGCGGGCGGCAGACACGGCCGAGGAGGCCAGGGAGGCGGCGCGGGCGGTGCTGTCGGGCGAGTAG
- a CDS encoding CDP-alcohol phosphatidyltransferase family protein, with amino-acid sequence MEVQETAESKDRIFTVPNLLSMSRLVLVPVFLWLILWPEFGGPNADGWALAILAFSGISDYLDGKLARRWNQVSNLGRILDPAADRLYILATLVGLTWRGILPLWLTVLLLSRDAIVGVAVWLLGRHGYPPPQVNFLGKSATFCLMYAFPLLLLSDASGWVSSLSAIFGWAFAGWGTALYWWAGGLYLTQVRRLIRGDARADTTPD; translated from the coding sequence GTGGAGGTCCAGGAGACGGCTGAATCGAAGGACCGGATCTTCACCGTCCCCAATCTCCTGAGCATGTCCCGGCTCGTCCTGGTGCCGGTCTTCCTGTGGCTCATCCTCTGGCCGGAGTTCGGCGGCCCGAACGCCGACGGCTGGGCGCTGGCGATCCTGGCGTTCAGCGGCATCAGCGACTACCTCGACGGCAAGCTGGCCCGGCGCTGGAACCAGGTCTCGAACCTGGGCCGCATCCTCGACCCGGCCGCGGACCGCCTCTACATCCTGGCCACACTCGTCGGCCTGACCTGGCGCGGGATCCTCCCTCTGTGGCTCACCGTCCTGCTGCTCTCCCGCGACGCGATCGTCGGGGTGGCCGTCTGGCTGCTCGGCCGGCACGGCTATCCGCCGCCCCAGGTGAACTTTCTGGGCAAGTCCGCCACCTTCTGCCTGATGTACGCCTTTCCGTTGCTCCTCCTCAGTGACGCAAGTGGATGGGTCTCGTCACTCTCTGCTATTTTCGGATGGGCGTTCGCCGGCTGGGGTACAGCGCTGTACTGGTGGGCCGGCGGCCTCTACCTCACCCAGGTGCGCCGTCTCATCCGAGGGGACGCCCGCGCGGACACCACCCCCGACTAG
- a CDS encoding PTS sugar transporter subunit IIA, protein MTQVSSPLTGRAIGLAAVPDPVFSGAMVGPGTAVDPERGPSEAVAPIGGLVLSLHPQVFVVVDDEGRGVLTHLGIDTVQLNGEGFELLVAKGDRVERGQPVIRWDTAAVEEAGKSPISPVVALEAAEGALSAVAEDGKIKAGEALFTWE, encoded by the coding sequence ATGACCCAAGTCTCGTCCCCGCTCACCGGCCGCGCCATCGGGCTCGCCGCCGTGCCCGACCCGGTCTTCTCCGGGGCGATGGTCGGTCCCGGCACCGCCGTGGACCCCGAGCGCGGGCCCTCCGAGGCGGTCGCGCCGATCGGCGGCCTGGTGCTCTCCCTGCACCCGCAGGTCTTCGTCGTCGTGGACGACGAAGGGCGCGGGGTGCTCACCCACCTCGGCATCGACACCGTGCAGCTCAACGGCGAGGGCTTCGAACTGCTCGTCGCCAAGGGCGACCGGGTCGAGCGCGGGCAGCCCGTCATCCGCTGGGACACCGCCGCCGTCGAGGAGGCCGGCAAATCGCCGATTTCGCCGGTGGTGGCGCTGGAGGCGGCCGAGGGGGCGCTGTCCGCGGTGGCGGAGGACGGGAAGATCAAGGCCGGCGAGGCGCTGTTCACCTGGGAGTGA
- a CDS encoding mannose-1-phosphate guanyltransferase codes for MKAVVMAGGEGTRLRPMTASMPKPLLPVVNRPIMEHVLRLLKRHGLTETVVTVQFLASLVRNYFGDGEELGMELTYANEDRPLGTAGSVKNAEEALKDDSFLVISGDALTDFDLTDLIAFHREKGALVTVCLTRVPNPLEFGITIVDEEGKVERFLEKPTWGQVFSDTVNTGIYVMEPEVFDYVEADTSVDWSGDVFPQLMKDGKPIYGYVAEGYWEDVGTHESYVKAQADVLEGRVDLDLDGFEISPGVWVAEGAEVHPEAVLRGPLYIGDYAKVEQGAEVREHSVLGSNVVVKQGAFLHRTVIHDNVYIGGHTNLRGCVIGKNTDVMRAARIEDGAVIGDECLIGEESIIQGNVRVYPFKTIEAGAFVNTSVIWESRGQAHLFGARGVSGILNVEITPELAVRLAGAYATTLKKGSSVTTARDHSRGARALKRAVISALQASAIDVRDLENVPLPVARQQTARGSAGGIMIRTTPGVQDSVDIMFLDERGADLSQAAQRKLDRVYARQEYRRAFPGEIGDLSFPASVFDSYTGSLLRAVDTGGIAEAGLKVVVDASHGSAGLVLPSLLGRLGVDALTINPGLDESRPTETPQSRRAGLVRLGEIVSSARAAFGVRFDPVGERISLVDEKGRIVEDDRALLVMLDLVAAERRSGRVAMPVTTTRIAEQVAAYHGTQVEWTTTSPDDLARVARMDDTVFGGDGRGGFIVPEFSSVFDGAAAFARLTGLVARTQLTLSQIDARIPQAYVLCRDLATPWAVKGMVMRRVVEAAGSRDVDTTDGVRVVEADGRWVLVLPDRAEAVTHLWAEGPDQASAEALLDEWAAVVDGSGD; via the coding sequence ATGAAGGCCGTCGTGATGGCTGGGGGCGAAGGCACCCGCCTGCGCCCCATGACCGCGAGCATGCCCAAGCCCCTGCTGCCGGTGGTGAACCGGCCGATCATGGAGCACGTCCTGCGGCTGCTCAAACGCCACGGGCTGACGGAGACGGTGGTGACCGTCCAGTTCCTCGCCTCCCTGGTGCGGAACTACTTCGGGGACGGCGAGGAGCTCGGCATGGAGCTCACGTACGCGAACGAGGACCGTCCGCTGGGCACCGCGGGCAGCGTGAAGAACGCCGAGGAGGCCCTGAAGGACGACTCGTTCCTCGTCATCTCCGGCGACGCGCTCACCGACTTCGACCTCACCGACCTGATCGCGTTCCACCGCGAGAAGGGCGCGCTGGTCACCGTCTGCCTCACCCGGGTCCCCAACCCGCTGGAGTTCGGCATCACCATCGTCGACGAGGAGGGCAAGGTCGAGCGGTTCCTGGAGAAGCCCACCTGGGGCCAGGTCTTCTCCGACACCGTGAACACCGGCATCTACGTGATGGAGCCCGAGGTCTTCGACTACGTCGAGGCCGACACCTCCGTCGACTGGTCGGGCGACGTCTTCCCGCAGTTGATGAAGGACGGCAAGCCCATCTACGGCTACGTGGCGGAGGGCTACTGGGAGGACGTCGGCACCCACGAGAGCTACGTCAAGGCCCAGGCCGACGTGCTGGAGGGCAGGGTCGACCTCGATCTCGACGGCTTCGAGATCTCACCCGGCGTCTGGGTCGCCGAGGGCGCCGAGGTGCACCCAGAGGCCGTCCTGCGCGGCCCGCTCTACATCGGCGACTACGCCAAGGTCGAGCAGGGCGCCGAGGTCCGCGAGCACTCGGTCCTCGGCTCCAACGTCGTCGTCAAGCAGGGCGCGTTCCTGCACCGCACCGTCATCCACGACAACGTCTACATCGGTGGCCACACCAACCTCCGCGGCTGTGTCATCGGCAAGAACACCGACGTCATGCGCGCCGCGCGGATCGAGGACGGCGCCGTCATCGGCGACGAGTGCCTGATCGGCGAAGAATCGATCATCCAGGGCAATGTGCGGGTCTACCCCTTCAAGACCATCGAAGCGGGCGCCTTCGTCAACACCTCGGTGATCTGGGAGTCGCGCGGCCAGGCCCACCTCTTCGGCGCCCGCGGCGTCTCCGGCATCCTCAACGTCGAGATCACCCCCGAACTCGCCGTCCGGCTGGCCGGGGCGTACGCGACCACGCTGAAGAAGGGCTCCAGCGTCACCACCGCCCGCGACCACTCCCGCGGCGCCCGGGCGCTCAAGCGCGCGGTGATCTCCGCGCTCCAGGCCAGCGCCATAGACGTACGGGACCTGGAGAACGTGCCGCTGCCCGTGGCCCGGCAGCAGACCGCGCGCGGCAGCGCCGGCGGCATCATGATCCGCACCACCCCGGGCGTACAGGATTCCGTCGACATCATGTTCCTCGACGAGCGCGGCGCCGACCTCTCGCAGGCCGCGCAGCGCAAGCTCGACCGCGTCTACGCCCGCCAGGAGTACCGCCGCGCGTTCCCCGGCGAGATCGGCGACCTGAGCTTCCCCGCCAGCGTCTTCGACTCCTACACCGGCTCACTGCTGCGCGCCGTGGACACCGGCGGCATCGCCGAGGCCGGCCTCAAGGTCGTCGTGGACGCCTCGCACGGCAGCGCCGGCCTGGTGCTCCCGAGCCTCCTCGGCCGCCTCGGCGTGGACGCCCTCACCATCAACCCGGGCCTGGACGAATCCCGTCCGACCGAGACGCCGCAGTCGCGCCGCGCCGGCCTCGTCCGCCTCGGCGAGATCGTGTCCTCGGCGCGGGCCGCCTTCGGCGTGCGCTTCGACCCGGTCGGCGAGCGCATCTCGCTGGTCGACGAGAAGGGCCGGATCGTCGAGGACGACCGGGCGCTGCTCGTCATGCTCGACCTGGTCGCGGCGGAGCGGCGCAGCGGCCGGGTGGCGATGCCGGTGACCACGACGCGTATCGCCGAGCAGGTGGCCGCGTACCACGGCACACAGGTGGAGTGGACGACGACTTCGCCCGACGACCTGGCCCGGGTGGCGCGGATGGACGACACCGTCTTCGGGGGCGACGGCCGCGGCGGCTTCATCGTCCCGGAGTTCTCCTCCGTCTTCGACGGTGCGGCCGCCTTCGCCCGGCTCACCGGCCTGGTCGCACGCACCCAGCTCACCCTCAGCCAGATCGACGCCCGCATCCCGCAGGCGTACGTGCTCTGCCGCGACCTCGCCACGCCGTGGGCCGTCAAGGGCATGGTCATGCGCCGGGTGGTGGAAGCCGCGGGCTCCCGCGACGTCGACACCACCGACGGCGTACGGGTCGTGGAGGCCGACGGCCGCTGGGTGCTCGTGCTGCCGGACCGCGCCGAGGCGGTCACACACCTCTGGGCCGAGGGACCCGACCAGGCGTCCGCCGAAGCCCTGCTCGACGAGTGGGCGGCGGTCGTCGACGGGAGCGGCGACTGA